The genome window GGGGTTTGAAAAGCATTGTACATATCGAATTTTCAATATACGATTAATTCATAACAAACATTATTGACAAATGAAAAGctaagcgcaagaagaccgtaagtccacttggcccttcaacgtgtatacactaaagttgcgtatagtttcgtatagtttggtaatattttatacatgttcaggggccaaaacaaatctttcacaacctttcatgatgttttcatccTGGAAcacgtattaaacattataaaaccctaagaaactatacgtaacttgagTGTACATATGTTGAGGGGCGAAGTGGACTTGcgttcttcttgcgctcaggtcttcatgttACGTTACCCATTGCATTTCTTGGTAGGGCATCACAAAGGAATGGTTACATTGCAGATGGCCAAGTATTTTGGCTATTGTTTATAACTCACCCGGTTTTGGCAAAGTTAGTCCAGTATTTCATCACGTGTTTAGACAGAGACAATTCTTCTTCGGAGTACTCATGAAATTCCAAAAGATCCGTCGGATAAATTGGGTATCCGAAAACAAAAGCAAGCTCTTCTGCATGACCTGCACCCAACCATCCTGGACCAAAATATTCGGTGGCAAACACACTTATACTCGGGACATGTGTGAAATAGTACTGATAAACGTCGTATTCGCCAGCCATTGCGTGTGAGCGTGTTTCCATGGAAGCTGGGCACACAAATGAAGCGTCTCCGGTGAGATAATTCCAAGGGTCAAAATAATCTGCTTCCGGGTTTTCAGCGATTGCCCAATCAACGTATTGTTGTTTGGCGCTGTCCTCAATAAGATCATTTGTGTAAAATCCCGAAAAGGTAAGAAATTGGTTGAGTTGTTCTTCAAATGTTTCTTCAGAAACGAACGGTGGTATGGAACTGTTCAAATACTGACCTCCTAATTCTGATATGGAGATATATAGTGTGCCTTCATCTTTATTAAAGCCATTGATAAGAGGACATTTCTTGTAGTTGTCCTTTTcaaaagaggtcaaaggtgacTCTACTAGGAAATTGTTGTCGACGCAAGGTGCTGGCTGgtaaaaaagctattaaaaacAACAAGAGATTATGATCAGTATTTTAGCAATCAGATTGAATTCCTGAAACTTTCCTTCGACGAAGCCTATTATGATGACAATGATTAATTAACCTGATTGTTTAATATGCAGAATTGTCTTCGATATAAGATTATCTTCTCATTATATTGAGCCTGAATATTTATCTACCCCAAGCTCCTGCCAGTTTTCCGTATGCCTGACATTCATGATCGCATCATTTGTATATTATTAGATGCAACATACCTTGTTTGCAGCCGCGTCGATTTCTTGGGCGTCCACTTGGCGCATACATGATATCAGCTCATGAGTGCTAGTTGCGGGACATCCGACTTCTTCACCAACCTTGAAAGCCATTTCACGTTGAGCATCGAGATCGTAGTGAAAGGCCCATGGAGAAAAAATACTTCCACTCTGTGGTAATGTAAAATAAATCAGTAGTTTaccacaacaacaacatcaacaactacTACAACAAAATGCTAtatttgatagctgaatcaacatcttgtcctcctacaaCTTTAAAATCACTGGCGTTAGACAAATAATAAGAACTAAatggctatttaaaaaaaaaattaaaatcaaaacaaccactttctttacagtgaTTGACAGTCTTAGCCTAAAACATGGCCACCATTTCTCTGTATGCCGATTTCAGCTCTCCTTAACATGGCATCAAGTTCACACCACGCCTAATGAGAAGTCTGTTCTGCCTGAGGATGTAAACATGTGCAATTATGCGTCTCTGGTCTGCAGGTGGACTTAGGAAAACCTTTAATTTCAGATAGCCTCACAAGAAGGAATCCAGTAATGTAATTTTAAAGATCGTGAGATGTTGGGGGCCATGCTACCACGGTGATTTAAAACTGCATTTATACTCGGTTCACAAGAATAGACTTTATTGATTGTCACAAGCCAGAAATTGTACAGTTGTGTTGATTCAGCGATCattctcatactttttaatctagtgtaATTTTTCacactgtttactttattttgatacaccttgtagtTGTAACAGTGCACTGAAACTTTGTGTTCTAATGCTTAAATACAACTAATTATGCCTGGGCGATAATACGACGATGAACTATTTCTTTGTGAGGCATCTGagaagactgctttaaaatcactgaaattgaccaagtttatagccaaaaaagtacattttgggttgtgatgcttcgaaatggtatattttctctcattatatgacatatttgtttcaaaattaCCAAACTTTATCAGCACGGCATCGCTTTTTAGTAAATATGCGCCTTActttattgtaactttcagcttcgagagcacactgccattttaaggtcgTTACGGTTCAGTGCATTAAAACAAGAACAGTCTCCGGTCAACATATATTGAGGTTTTTGATATTTTGGCATTTAAGTCCCCTAGTTTTACCTGATGTTTGTggcgtttaactgtgagagttctgaacaTGAGAAAATACTGCCCGAAATTAGCTATTTTCCCATTGAAGACAGTGTatatttagtggtatttaacctttaaGAATGCGCAATTAATTTGCCTAAAATTAGCGAGATTTCAGACGAGACTGTCACAAACATTATTGATTTGATACTATTTTGTCCTTACTTCTAGAATTGCTTGGTTGAAAAGGTCACGACTCAGTGGAGAAAATAAGTGTGCAGACACACTCGCTGCGCCTGCGCTTTCACCAAATATGGTAATCATATTGGGATCCCCACCAAAGGCTGAAAAGAAAAATACATTATACAGGAGAAAGAGAAAAAGTTATACAATTCTAGTGCAACTTTCTATGCATGATCATTATCCATGTAAAGGAATAAATGGTACAAAAAGTAACTGATGCGTTAAAAGCCACCGTTCTTCGTAATTTGTATATTCAATAAAATCAGAAATAATATGTTTAATAAAAGAtgtctacattaatttgacaccTTACTTGTGAAAATCGAGCTAGAAGGACAGAAAGTTcgttattgtctaaatcaatattacACTTTcatgagattttcaattttatatcatCTCACACAAAAATGTTTAAGAATATTCGTAATGAAAAATAGACTGGGAATTTTCTGGATAAATCTCGCGAAGATGTGTTCTCAGACGGCCATGACCTTTACCCAGCCAAAACTTACTGTTGCTGCGTCTTATATACATAATTGGGTCTCGTACGTTGTTGTAAGATATCACAAAGTCTAAACATAAAACTATACCTTGTATGTTAGTTTTAACCCATCGGAGAGCTTCTACTTGATCCAGCATTCCATAATTACCGGGCGACGCTTCGTCacctggaaaaaataaaaataaaaatactaaagACACTACATTTCTTCGAACCCGCTCTATATTTTACATTTTAGTGCGTTAATCCTTCAAATAAATacggggcgcccaatgggagctttgatgcgATGTGATGAAATAGCTTGAAATGTATCCGTCTAGGATaacatttactttttttaaataattgtaaCATTATCATGGTAAACaaagaaatattgtgaaatgcaAGGAATGTAGATTGCTGTGGGGGATGTGCACAATGGTACTACATCGGATGCCGAGGATtggtttcaaaagaaataaagcttaggttaccatttcggttactattgttatgCAGTAGTTGATGGAAAACATTGCAGCGTGTGGGACGGAAGCACTATCAGCTAGCACTAgcagtgcatttcaaattcgTCAAATGACTAGTAATTTCCAttgggttgtggcgcccagggctaaggatacataatgacgcCCCCCATTCCTTAAAAAATTTAAAACTGCACAATTGAAAACAACGAAAATTGCACCgtatagggcctaccactaattaatttgatTATAATGACGTTGAATATCAGTCTTAAATTAATCTTTAAAGTGATTGTATGCTGAAATGCGCACGGATTTTGGCTGTCAACGCTTGGAGGGGCGAAGAATCgaggctgaattggtcaattcggcgccccctaagggtggcgcccccCGGTTGCTACGCCACTGGCAATTTCGTTGCGTAATATACCTGTTGTAAGATAGCCAAAAGCTGACAGTCTGTAATTTAAAGTCACGACGATGACATCTCCCACGCTTGACAGAGGTATTCCACTATAGGAACCAAAGTATCCGCTTCCGGTCATAAAGCCACCTCCGTGGATAAAGACCATCACTGATGCATTAGTGGGCTGAAAGTAACAAGAATTTACTTCGAAATCAATGGGAAACACATACTAGTGCTTATATCGTATTTATTTCGTGCAAAGATGTATCGAGTTCGTTCACACTATGGCTTTGGAGTTGTTGGTTTTAATGGGTCCAAGGTTAACAATCATGAGAGAATAGCATGTCCCTCGCAATTAGATATACGCCAGTATGTGAAATCCAGTTGTGGGTGATCTTGTCCCGATTTAGGGAATACAGCGCATATGCGACACTATGTGAAAATGCTTACGTGAGAATATGGCGATCGaaattgtgttccaatatctgtggtttgaAATACGACACAGTGACGATAGTATATGAAACACAAAAGAACATAATTAATATTCCACTAATTAGACCATGTTTAGTTTTCGAATTTGGTGTATTCGTAGtacataacaataataatatatgcAATATATTTCGAAAATTCAAAAGCGTTagatacaacagtatgtgatgcTAGTGACAATGTGAGAACATCGTCCCGCCCGTATTCTATACAGAGTAATAACACTGTGGATATAGGCTGACGCACTCCAGAGGGCCAGAATAACCAGGATCTTACTACCACTTTATACTTTTTATCGTCGTTGAGCAGGAACTTAAACCATCCtatgtggcccctgaacatgggaAATTAATAAACCTCTAATGTAGCCTCTTGGCAAATTTGTTTTTGCCCAACGACACTCGATACACTTACCTTTGGATTGGGTGCATAAACATTAAGATAAAGACAATCCTCACTCGTTGTGAAACCGTAAGATTGTAAGCTACGTTTTTGAACACATATGTCTCGATAGTATGTAGCGTTATATATTTCATCCTCACTCCATGGTGCCTTGGGTAGTGGTGCTTTAAAACGCCTCTCACCAACAGGAGGTTCCGCATACGGTATTCCTAAAAACAAATCAATGTCTTTCTGGATATCGAGATAGTCATTCTCAAAACGAATGCCCTCTCCAAGTATCTTCCCTTGTTCAACTCTTACTGTGGGTTGACTAAAGACGAAGAGAATTTGACACAAAATGCCAACAATTATAACGGATTTTATCATTGTGTATTGTCTTAGGCTACTTAATTTCGTTAATATAACAGGTTGGGTTTGCGGAATATAGTGTGCTGACGAGACACAAGTGACTAGTAAACCAAGTATTAGAATGAATTAATTCATGTAGTATATATAcaaggcctatatcagggtgtgtGTTTACTTCATTATGATAACATACTTCAGTCATAGATAAAGATATACAAAGAAGATAGAGACATCCTTATCGAGTTAATCTTTCAAATACATACTTCTCATTTAGCAACTGTGATATAACAGAAACTATGCCAGTTCTCCAGTAGGTCGAGAATTTGAAACAATATTTTAACCAGAGCAGACCCAACCCAAGTTTCACCCAAcactttaatttaaaacattaaatttagCCATACAATTTTAGTGGCCATCACCCGACAATAATCATAACTATAACTCGAACCTTAGCCTAATGACACTGATACTAATCATAGCCTTAAAACTTAATTTGATCCTAAAGGaggcaaatattgtacaatgttAACATTAATAGTGTTCAGACGGGAATGATCTTTTAGGATTACAACCTAGAAATGCAGAAATTAATTTCTATATCACTTTGAGGTGTGTCCACACGGTTTGCCAGCAGAAATCCCTGAGCCACACTGAAAGTGACTAACATCTGCTTTATGGTGTAGAAATAGGAAATGACCAATCACTATGCCCAATGTCACATTACAGTGAACCTCTCAAACCCCCCATATTAGCTTTTACACAAAGGCAGATATAGTTGTTACTGGTTCTAGTGAAGGCCAGACTGCCAAAATAATAAAAGCCCAAGCTTTCGAGGAACTTCTTTGTTACATTGAAGACCATCGAGCATATGTCACTGTTTTAACCATGGCTATATCACATTTTGTGATAAGCGTCTTGTATCTCTTGGTTATCCTCTTCGACAAGATATCGTCAAGTTCATTCCTGACATCAAGAACATACAAAGGTCGTCTTGTTGCTGGAATCTGGTGTTTAATGAAGATCCCAGTGAAGCAATTCAGGAGATGAAGGACAGCTCCTCGCCGGACATGATTAATTTGGTACAGACAGTTTTCGGGCGCTTTCTCAAACACCTCAGACATGTCAGAAACAGACTCTGCTGTTCCAACATTGAAATATTTTCTACATACATACTATATATAAGACTGTGTTATCATAGAATCACACCATCATGTACAACTCTGTATGCAAAAGATCAGCGAATCCCCAGAGTGTACCACATCATTTGCGTGAACGAGAACCGATTATCTCTTATGATGGCTATGAAGGTGCACATAAAATTAAAAACGGGTAAGGAGAGACTTTTTGACATGCTGGCTGAATGAGGATTTGACTTGAGCCAGAATCTGCTTGGAGATGGTTGAGGAGCGACAGCATTCGGCAGGAGAGGATCGAGAAAGACCAGTAGCAGTAACGTGCGTCAACTCAACATATTAGGTATAGACCTTATTCATCAGAATGTAGAGAGCTGTGAATGATACTTGTTGCACATATCAAGTCCAGCAGATATTAGATGCACCAATGAAGGATTGTGGTATCCCACTAGTAGCCACACCACTGTTTATTATAACTGCACTTCAACCAGGCACCTGAAACTGTCCACATCATCTTTTCAGTGGGCATGGCCGCAAGCATGATCAGGTACTTGTCTTCAGTAATGTCTGCCACGCATCTGAAAACATCCACTGCAGACGCTTTGCAAGTGTGTACAGTGGCTGATCAGCCAGCATGGCGGTTGTCTCTCCTGGATTGAAGTACTCAATGGCACGTTTGGTGGTCATTATACAGTGACGCATTGTAATGGGTACTGTTTGCTGATTCTGTCAGCAGTGTGAGCATATGGGACTTTGAAATGAATGAGGGAGGATCTGAACACTCTGCGTGGTAGGCAGTGATGGAAGTGGTGGAACATGAGCAATTCCATCCTTAGGCTCAATCATTAAGTGTATGACACTGGCAGTGGTCACCCAATCTTTTGCTGCATTATGGCTGCTTGTTTCTCCGCTAGATTTGATGCGAAGTGTTACAAGATGCTGATGCCACCCCTATGTAAAAAAGACTGTAATGATGCATGTGTTGATGTTTATCAATCTCACCAGTCGGGAAAACTCCTTTGGTGGCTTGTGAAGGAACTACAACACATTCCCGTTCCCAGTGAGTAACGACCGAGTTGGCAATATCAATGCCCAGCTGACGTAGCAAGGGATATGACTCACACATGCCTCGTTCTGAACACATTTCAATAAGGCTCTCTTTACTAGGCATGCGATCCATATAGATCCAAGCAAATGGTCCGAGTTGAGGCAGTCCGAGCCGAGCGGTCCTTGCAAATATTATTACTCATTTATACCAGTACCATTGGAACATTAAAAACCATATTACCACAAAATCAAATGTGCATCTACGATTTGCGGTACCGGTAACGAAGATAATTGCTTTGCTCAAGTGGCCAATTGGTTTTGGTCACCACTTATTTTGATCGAAGAATCTAATTTAATCTTGACTCAGATTGAGTGAAacaatttttgacaaatattaatTGCTAGCAAAGTAATAATAACGATAATAATAAAAGATTAAAGAACAATAAATAGTTGCATTGTtaagtttctctctctctctctttgatTTCTAAAATGATTTCGTAAATGACCAAGATTTTTACCAGATTCGCCGTCGTAAATAATACAGGAGGCAAAcagaaaaagtgatcctgccTGGGAATTAAACCCAGAatctcaggtttacgagacctgtgccttaaccactcgggatcactttttctgccaGTCTCCTTTATTATCATTAACccattctcattcttattttgtacatatgatacaaatggtcaaagcagttaaaatgtatataggatacaaattagaccatgcgcaagaatggatgcgcagtagtcaaggatcatcatcatcatcatcatcatcaaattatacggcagtaaatagcaccctctgttgatcaaaattcactttagtaagtactttttaagagagttaattaatatttgagttaataagtgacactataaaatataaaaagcagaattttgttaagttaaaaactgaaatgaggtatggggctggctggggtggctacggggcgttagctcaaggacaatattgttcaaggttgcgctcgcaggcctataaagaaacaatgttgctcccaatacaatagcaaacaagcttaaactgtaaattagccgccgatagagggcagggcctgaagaatgagggaaattatggggtaaaaaatttaccattttcgttatcgacagcccgtcacctagtagagacagcccgtcacccttaaggttacactagccctaaccctaaccttcggGCATACCAGCCCTTCTGTATttatgtttttgttgatactgggaccctaaccctaaccctcaccctaaccctaaccctaatccgtagcctaatcctaaccctgacccactaaccctaaccctaacccctaaccctaaccttaaccctaacctcctaaccctaaccctaatctcctaaccctaaccctaatctcctacccctaaccctaatccctaaccctaaccctaaccactaaccctaacccctaacccctaacccctaaccctaaccctaaccctaaccctaaccctaatcctaatcctaacccctaaccctaaccctaaccctaaccctaaccctaaccctaacccactaaccctaacccactagtcctaaccctaatccactatccctaaccctaaccttaatgtatCATtaaccaacagtaaccttaatgtataaaattggccaaCAGCAATATTAATGTAACACAGAGTGCGCTAATTACTGCCgtgctaaatatacaaaataagcatcatcatcacttcAGTGAAATGTGCAGAAGTCagatttttcttaaaatgtaatatatatacattttaatctttctattgcgcatgccttaaaatgtatcatataaacaaaattaggtgttcacgatttgtaacatatgtacaattcatcatcataatcatcatcatccaagtcattctctagctaaattgtatatattttacaaatcgtgaacacctaattttgtttatatgatcCATTTTAAGGCATACTTAGAGAAagcccgtcacccatttcacattttctacttattttacatttttaccccataatttccctcattcttcaggccctgccctctatcggtggctaatttacagtttaagcttgtttgctattgtattgtgagcaacattgtttctttataggcctgcggcgcaaccttgaacaatattgtccttgagctaacgccccgtagccacccccagccagccccatacctcatttcagttTTTAACTTAACAAAATTCTGCTTTTCATATTTTATAGTGTCACTTATTAACTCAAATATTTATTAACTCTCTTAAAAAGTACTTACTAAAGGTAAGGTGGCACATTTAAGCTTTCATATTAAAGCATTTTTCAAAGTGTCTATAGTGTTTCTATGCCAAATGTTCGTCATTAACGATTTAAATAAAACTTTCCAAGTTTACGTTTTTGGCGATTTTGGCCACCTTTAATAGTTTGTTTAATCAGATTTTGGTAAATTCATAGCACTtggttaaaaataattttacgacCAATAAACAAGAGAAGACTTTCTTCTGGTGAGGcgtttattatttattacataATCCTACTGTTTTGTGAACTGAGCCGTTTGTTTCCAAACCACGCAGAGGTACATCGTGGGAGACTACCTGCATGGATTTGTGTACAATAGAGTATAGATCCTGAAAAGAAATAGGTAACCTACTTTTATTTCAGTTGATTGTGGCATCAAACACAACCATGTATAAATTGTCGCGTGATATTGACAATAAATCAAGGTAACCTACTTTTAATTGAGTTGACTGTATGGGGTCAAACATTTATTCCTTCTTCGCGTAATAATAAACTtcacaaaaaagtttggaaactttcaaaaacggttgtatatcaggaaattttgaaatatatctccatattgtttcatatcagtgaaaacattgttctttcctataaatgaagaattgaacttttgttcacaacacataaagttgctcacctgaaattttcggttgttaagactacaaccttcttcagcagaCTGATCCATTTCGTTGATCGATTTGACGactcttgacttgtgacgtcagaacTGGATCGTAGACTCTTGCTAAGTTGTAGCGCCCCCCGTCCTTATTCAAAGAAGGTTGGTTGGCCCGGATGTGAATGGCCTCTTTGACTCCTCTTTCGAAGTACCGCGGTTTTGCACTTTCTCTAGGTCCACGTGATGTCCTGGGGATTCTATGTGTATGTGCTGAGATACCTCGGACGAGGTGGAGCTAGGCCCCCTATGCTCAAGGAAACGTGTTTTTAGAGACCTGCCTGTCTCTCCTATGTATGATTCCGAGCAGGGGCCCCGGGTGGTCTGACCCTGACAAGGAATCAGATATACGGGACCCGTGACGTCCTTTTTGTCCGTTTTGTCTTTAGGCGCAACTAACAGTTGACGTAGTGTGCGCGTTGGCTTAAAACACACTCTTATTCCGTATGAACTGTAAATACGTTTTAAGGCATCGGAGATGCCTTTGACATAAGGGATAACAACTTGTCCTTTGTTGGTGTTCGTACCGTCCTTTGTCGGTTTACTTTTGTCCTTAGGTTTGTTGAGCCTGTCAAATGCCCACTTGGGGTAACCACACTTAGATAGGGCTTCAGTGATGTGCGACTTCTCTTCGTCACAGTGacctgaaaataataataaaaagcatGCATATATAAAGTGCGTCCTCAGTGGTGCTAAAAATTAAGGTATGTTCATAAAAAAAAGTTTGATGTTCATTCATCTACAATATAGTCACTGTCCTTGGAAATCGCTTGTAACTTTTACAAGtcacataaacagtgccagaaatgagtttCTCAGCTACAAATAACTACACATCGATATGTAATACAGGTTTGTAGCTCTAATAATTCAAAATGTGTAagaattgatatttaaaaaatggcGACCAGTGGCCATCGTGGATTTGAGGGTCTAAATGGCCACATTTTTTGGgtactaattagcatattttatgATAATTAGGAGGTTTTATACATAGAGACaaagtgtctctttggatgaatctttttctctCACCCCAAGGAGCATCCATGCCAAGTGGGACATTTGTACTAAGAAATACAGTGTCCATCCCCCCTATTAATCTTTAACCATAGACACCGCGATTTTTAAGGTATTTGATCactgaccggaagtaaccccttaattgCCATCTATATACACTGGGTATTAACAAcgcataaggccaagtaaaatatatAACATGTTTAGACGAAtctattttcacgcattcctacacctcaatgacagccatagctgggtccccctttggtctatcccacctaaaatatgaaatgatgtggccttggcggggatattaaactgcattcaatcacccgtgttacacgtacacaaaagaatgatgaaagatTACagcacaatacaattcaacattgattttttaGCGGATTTAATCCGCCCAATTGGTCAGTAAcgggtgcagacgggacccagtaatggccaactGAATTCTGTCCATCACCTGGCtcgatggattcgtctatatcgtcCGGATTTTCTCAGAATTTGATGATTGGGGCCttcatttttgttaatttgttaaaAATGTACTAACGCAAAGGCTTCGTCAACACATTATAAAAACAGGGAGGCCCTAAtatacccctagcttgaagaaaatgtttgcattgagtttattaatgataatcaataAGTtttaaacatgtcttttcatcaccaccaccaccaccaccaccaccaccacaacaacaacaacaacaacaacaacaacaacaaaaactaaaggagcaaataagaaaaataac of Amphiura filiformis chromosome 14, Afil_fr2py, whole genome shotgun sequence contains these proteins:
- the LOC140169820 gene encoding cholinesterase-like isoform X1 → MIKSVIIVGILCQILFVFSQPTVRVEQGKILGEGIRFENDYLDIQKDIDLFLGIPYAEPPVGERRFKAPLPKAPWSEDEIYNATYYRDICVQKRSLQSYGFTTSEDCLYLNVYAPNPKPTNASVMVFIHGGGFMTGSGYFGSYSGIPLSSVGDVIVVTLNYRLSAFGYLTTGDEASPGNYGMLDQVEALRWVKTNIQAFGGDPNMITIFGESAGAASVSAHLFSPLSRDLFNQAILESGSIFSPWAFHYDLDAQREMAFKVGEEVGCPATSTHELISCMRQVDAQEIDAAANKLFYQPAPCVDNNFLVESPLTSFEKDNYKKCPLINGFNKDEGTLYISISELGGQYLNSSIPPFVSEETFEEQLNQFLTFSGFYTNDLIEDSAKQQYVDWAIAENPEADYFDPWNYLTGDASFVCPASMETRSHAMAGEYDVYQYYFTHVPSISVFATEYFGPGWLGAGHAEELAFVFGYPIYPTDLLEFHEYSEEELSLSKHVMKYWTNFAKTGNPNQETESSLPYDDDRAWPTYTFPNLEYKEIAVNLTSGRGVRADECHFWNDYLKQLTTFTADLKETERQWREEFYTWKYTDMEEWRDAFDEYEAVVGSKKILSSRDEL
- the LOC140169820 gene encoding cholinesterase-like isoform X2; its protein translation is MIKSVIIVGILCQILFVFSQPTVRVEQGKILGEGIRFENDYLDIQKDIDLFLGIPYAEPPVGERRFKAPLPKAPWSEDEIYNATYYRDICVQKRSLQSYGFTTSEDCLYLNVYAPNPKPTNASVMVFIHGGGFMTGSGYFGSYSGIPLSSVGDVIVVTLNYRLSAFGYLTTGDEASPGNYGMLDQVEALRWVKTNIQAFGGDPNMITIFGESAGAASVSAHLFSPLSRDLFNQAILESGSIFSPWAFHYDLDAQREMAFKVGEEVGCPATSTHELISCMRQVDAQEIDAAANKLFYQPAPCVDNNFLVESPLTSFEKDNYKKCPLINGFNKDEGTLYISISELGGQYLNSSIPPFVSEETFEEQLNQFLTFSGFYTNDLIEDSAKQQYVDWAIAENPEADYFDPWNYLTGDASFVCPASMETRSHAMAGEYDVYQYYFTHVPSISVFATEYFGPGWLGAGHAEELAFVFGYPIYPTDLLEFHEYSEEELSLSKHVMKYWTNFAKTGNPNQETESSLPYDDDRAWPTYTFPNLEYKEIAVNLTSGRGVRADECHFWNDYLKQLTTFTADLVETERQWREEFYTWKYTDMEEWRDAFDEYEAVVGSKNILSSRDEL